A part of Scophthalmus maximus strain ysfricsl-2021 chromosome 20, ASM2237912v1, whole genome shotgun sequence genomic DNA contains:
- the shroom3 gene encoding protein Shroom3 isoform X1 yields MERSGGRAGIQQPQQAAGGGAGGGGGAGWVLVEALLQGGAPWGFTLQGGLEHGEPLIISKVEDGGKADALEQPLLVGDEIIVINDVEVTGYRQEAIALVKGSYKTLQLTVRREFDPGFVRESGASPPSLSAPPPPPLLSPPSPQQQQQQQLRTAASSSHHGRPCSAGGVQLRIKNRRSESASRPHSWHSTKLGESQRLPDQDAMDAMSSAWHHSYHTSASTTNLSGGFDSGSSYLRKSPDQYSSRGSMESLDPPQSSHRHSGAQHHHALGHHAHGGPHPAYSSCHQLSSARSSNSIDHLHSKRDSAYSSFSTSSSIPEYLASTPSFSPERSYSLETVPQRGGGSAEMQHADIHYIRTVYDDQQGQSQEHELSSTSAALLRNCDSRGGGGPRPGLSRDLQGSLVGVCYRGGSSSGSSSSSGSSSGGAPASNRHSVGPIWGPAAGGSSYESLKGAPAPPRRSDSYAAIRNHERPNSWSSLEHARSLRSLQKGSWHHSSGPVASGSAKGSYGTEGQLHTVIEKSPESSPTTKPRQGGGFSQPPSPPESSSGSAGPNPQSGRLILPTVMYPVPQPEPHYAQMPTSNIVPGSSSVYPALAKESSRQQRLALQGIRDEGVTERPKDGKMSATENGHQNNISSSSSPYLHSSYSPPASAQLRTHAHEADRSQQEESTHELYKPPLTTAGGRAEGQTGAQRPQNHQDPHSQGFHGSYTQKGQGPHSQVFQEQNPGFVIPHIQSTPGSRPPSSHEGRDPYTHVQSRGDRSRSVEQTSVHPDAVVLSMPAQGQVPPTHSPVHLQPQAPPTSASHTSPRHHSDSAALHWDHRELDRDREHPLTRLEIALAEVQRGTSSDGVVFPGSHGDNSFDEGGHGGPVRSLSVLEKVSRFERRERAGKQRSHSTSNAHNKVSHLRATEKGGSAPCGADDLRNMLERSTDGTKAHRTLSYRGSSSDHMRYRTQADPSSALQRSRSSFQLDESSEGHLPRRQDIQEALSTNRSYRDSLKDVMSKVLRSTSFRRRDLSTSSSPPPVSSSSSHQPPPVPAKYHSLEKKGPKTMPKPQGIIIAPQSPPPPPLVTSPHTPKERHVVSPEIRGASPPALPNVPPVGPPALLRICGRKRLLADQKKRSYSEPENMNEVGVLDTETVALFRRGGETSVADRRKMFERAASHGGGGSPQNAAARPDLRQLQHDALAEYIERKRGVRRDGGGEQRSGPRPRSANVHAEGNHTVSCSFSETFSLSSASSLLSLQDSVPERSLSGERRPCSTLPPVIDLRNHQSNLFYPGRVTSPRPPALPPHSAPPDSPPEPQTKILQDLAPDACVGRRSQSVGRDPGTPGHRRQAEEPQLSLGLSRQLNGALQRAGSNRSSGKSASAEDLLERSEQRRPTPQHSRSRSSSTVETVNQDVPAADVRMFGGFMSEPERFAPPADRVADVHESGGLVCPQTPHNGVNTIPPAGPSQDPGSPSSSSSSSSYTPVTRRERQRNGERQRVLSTSSLAASVGLPCPFSPPGSQDGGGGTEWQPSERLSPQANLDAITFPGVRQTSTGDGDGAKGAWLDEILVTDRQTRRSLSDGCRLEDTEKDEYRGRAHSLETRGGHASENTKRVSPVLLPPPLSHSQLAIPPNSEDSGNTGSSPSPSSYPSFRHLSSLRISESRLLSSTDLQQPLDASTGRSQDDFDEVFLQNPAPLSPSLPIRETSIVDDFPPPPPPIEWEQEAGHQSVESPSSESLINSSIPTRRSSLPSPPLSPSSPSALPPPVLSTITSVNMHITTEDSLGLEYQPLPKREKTQEEQLVEVLSRQLVLQDSSLAPLLDTWGAKSTVDLMKEIFPNGRIIDKSQWQRRSSSQLEDRIQDGIHSSAPETSVDEEEKDLNTRKVELCEALRSSVEALRREKEALSEEQRRHQALGAGVDALVQEHLKANERDKYNVFIGDLERIVNLLLSLCSRLSRIERSLLALEREGQGDGAGEEERESLHRKRLLLLRQTEDAWELKENLDRRQRVVGAILSGGHLTEAQLLDYRRFVSTKPSLLIRRRHLDDLERQAEEQLARLLESLPAELAEARGWSRASPFSLPCSFPPLLPQSAIPGAALSVRSTTVTSL; encoded by the exons GTGGAGGATGGCGGGAAGGCCGACGCTCTGGAGCAGCCCCTGCTGGTGGGAGATGAGATCATCGTCATCAACGACGTGGAGGTGACGGGATACCGTCAGGAGGCCATTGCTCTGGTGAAAGGCTCGTACAAGACGCTGCAGCTCACCGTCCGCAg ggaGTTCGATCCAGGATTTGTCAGAGAGTCTGGTGCTTcacctccctcgctctctgctcctcctcctcctcctcttctgtctcctccatcacctcaacaacaacaacaacaacaactacgaaCAGCAGCGTCGTCGTCTCACCACGGCCGACCATGTTCAGCAGGAGGCGTCCAACTACGCATCAAGAACAG GCGCAGTGAGTCGGCGTCCCGTCCTCACTCGTGGCACTCGACGAAGCTCGGGGAAAGTCAGCGGCTGCCGGACCAGGACGCGATGGACGCGATGAGCAGCGCCTGGCACCACAGCTATCACACCAG tgcGTCGACCACCAACCTGTCCGGTGGCTTTGACTCTGGCAGCAGCTACCTGAGGAAGAGTCCGGACCAGTACAGCTCTAGGGGCAGCATGGAGAGCCTGGACCCTCCCCAGTCCTCCCATCGTCACTCCGGAGCTCAGCACCACCACGCACTCGGCCACCACGCCCACGGTGGACCCCACCCTGCCTACTCGTCCTGCCACCAGCTGTCCTCTGCCAG GTCATCCAACAGCATTGACCACCTCCACAGCAAACGGGATTCGGCCTATTCCTCCTTTTCCACCAGTTCCAGTATCCCGGAGTACCTCGCCTCCACCCCCTCCTTCAGCCCTGAGCGCTCCTATTCGCTAGAGACCGTCcctcagagaggagggggaagtgCCGAGATGCAGCATGCCGACATTCACTACATCCGGACAGTTTACGACGACCAGCAGGGGCAATCTCAGGAGCACGAGCTGAGTTCCACCTCTGCTGCGTTGCTACGCAACTGCGATTCCAGAGGCGGGGGAGGGCCGCGGCCGGGCCTGAGCCGGGATCTGCAAG GTTCACTGGTCGGGGTCTGTTACcgtggtggcagcagcagcggcagcagcagcagtagcggcagcagcagcggtggcgCGCCGGCGTCTAACAGACACAGCGTGGGACCTATATGGGGCCCGGCGGCCGGCGGCAGCTCTTACGAGAGCCTGAAGGGGGCGCCAGCTCCACCGCGGCGCAGCGACAGCTACGCGGCCATCAGGAACCACGAGAGACCAAACTCCTGGTCCAGTCTGGAGCATGCCCGTTCACTACG GTCTCTGCAGAAAGGTTCCTGGCATCACTCCAGTGGCCCGGTGGCCTCAGGTTCAG CTAAAGGCTCGTACGGCACAGAGGGTCAGCTCCACACGGTGATAGAGAAGAGTCCGGAGAGCAGCCCCACCACAAAGCCTCGGCAGGGCGGAGGTTTCTCCCAGCCGCCATCGCCTCCTGAATCATCCTCTGGATCTGCGGGCCCCAACCCCCAGTCCGGCAGGCTCATTCTGCCCACGGTTATGTACCCCGTCCCCCAGCCTGAGCCCCACTACGCACAGATGCCCACCTCCAACATTGTGCCGGGCTCCTCGTCGGTCTACCCCGCCCTCGCCAAGGAGAGCAGCCGGCAGCAGCGCCTGGCGCTGCAGGGAATCAGGGATGAAGGAGTGACAGAGCGGCCAAAGGACGGAAAGATGTCGGCTACAGAAAACGGACAccaaaataacatttcttcttcttcttcaccgtACCTGCACTCCTCGTATTCACCACCTGCCTCTGCACAGCTCAGGACTCACGCACACGAGGCAGACAG GTCTCAGCAAGAAGAGTCGACCCATGAACTGTACAAACCCCCACTGACAACAGCTGGTGGGCGAGCAGAGGGTCAGACAGGGGCCCAGAGGCCCCAAAACCATCAGGACCCTCACAGCCAGGGCTTCCACGGGTCCTACACTCAGAAAGGCCAGGGACCCCACAGTCAAGTGTTCCAAGAACAGAACCCCGGTTTCGTTATTCCCCACATCCAGTCGACACCTGGATCCAGGCCCCCATCCTCACACGAGGGGAGGGACCCCTACACGCATGTCCAGTCCAGGGGAGACCGCAGCAG ATCAGTGGAGCAGACCAGCGTCCATCCTGACGCCGTGGTGTTGTCCATGCCTGCACAGGGACAGGTGCCACCGAcccactcacctgttcaccttcAGCCTCAGGCTCCACCCACCTCTGCCTCCCACACCTCTCCCCGTCACCACAGTGACTCGGCTGCTTTGCACTGGGACCACAGAGagctggacagagacagagaacacCCGCTGACCCGGCTGGAGATCGCCCTCGCCGAGGTCCAGCGAGGCACCAGCTCTGACGGTGTCGTGTTCCCCGGTAGCCATGGCGACAACAGCTTTGACGAGGGCGGCCATGGGGGGCCTGTCCGTAGCCTCTCTGTCCTGGAGAAAGTCAGTCGCTTTGAGCGCCGGGAACGTGCCGGAAAGCAGCGTAGCCACAGCACAAGCAATGCACACAACAAAGTCAGCCATCTACGG GCAACGGAGAAAGGCGGCAGCGCCCCCTGTGGAGCAGATGACCTGAGGAACATGCTGGAGAGAAGCACCGACGGGACCAAAGCCCACAGAACTCTAAGTTACAGAGGAAGTAGCAGCGACCACATGAGATACAG GACACAGGCAGATCCCAGTTCAGCCCTCCAGAGGAGTCGAAGTAGCTTCCAGCTGGACGAATCCAGTGAGGGACACCTCCCCCGGAGACAGGACATCCAGGAGGCGCTGAGCACCAACAG ATCTTACAGAGACTCTTTGAAAGATGTCATGTCTAAGGTCCTGCGGTCCACCTCCTTCCGACGGAGAGACCTCAGCACCTCAAGCAGCCCTCCACCCgtgtcctcctccagcagccatCAGCCTCCACCCGTTCCTGCCAAGTACCACTCCCTGGAGAAAAAAGGCCCGAAAACCATGCCCAAGCCACAGGGCATCATCATCGCGCCGCAGTCGCCACCTCCTCCGCCGCTGGTCACTTCCCCGCACACCCCGAAGGAGCGGCACGTGGTCAGCCCGGAGATTCGTGGAGCGAGCCCCCCGGCTCTTCCCAACGTCCCGCCAGTCGGACCTCCCGCTCTGTTACGCATCTGTGGTCGCAAGCGTCTGTTGGCAGACCAGAAGAAGCGCTCTTACTCGGAGCCGGAGAACATGAACGAGGTTGGGGTTTTGGATACTGAGACTGTCGCCCTCTTCAGGCGCGGAGGAG AAACCAGCGTGGCTGACCGCCGGAAGATGTTTGAACGTGCAGCGAGTCACGGCGGGGGCGGGTCTCCTCAGAACGCGGCGGCAAGGCCCGACCTGCGGCAGCTTCAGCACGACGCTCTCGCCGAGTAcatagagaggaagagaggcgtgaggagggatgggggaggagaacagaggagtggACCGAGGCCTCGCAGTGCTAATGTACATGCTGAGGGCAACCATACGG tctcCTGCAGTTTCTCAGAAAccttcagcctctcctccgcctccagctTGCTCTCCCTCCAGGACTCCGTCCCGGAGCGAAGCCTTTCTGGAGAGAGGCGTCCCTGCTCCACCCTTCCCCCTGTAATAGACCTGCGTAACCACCAGTCCAACCTCTTCTACCCGGGCAGGGTGACGTCTCCAAGGCCTCCAGCGCTCCCACCGCACAG TGCTCCTCCTGACTCCCCTCCTGAGCCCCAGACCAAGATCCTCCAGGATCTCGCCCCTGACGCATGCGTGGGCAGACGGAGTCAGTCTGTGGGCAGAGACCCAGGGACCCCGGGCCACCGGCGGCAGGCCGAAGAGCCTCAACTCAGCCTGGGACTGTCCAGGCAGCTCAACGGGGCTCTGCAGAGGGCCGGGTCGAATCGGAGCTCCGGGAAGTCGGCGTCCGCCGAGGATCTCCTAGAGCGATCCGAGCAGAGACGACCGACTCCGCAACACTCCcgctcccgctcctcctcgaCCGTGGAGACGGTCAACCAG gacgTCCCAGCGGCTGATGTCAGGATGTTCGGTGGGTTCATGTCTGAACCTGAACGCTTCGCTCCTCCTGCGGACAG AGTTGCAGACGTCCATGAATCCGGGGGCCTCGTCTGTCCTCAAACGCCCCACAACGGTGTGAACACCATCCCGCCTGCAGGACCATCTCAAG ACCCcggctccccctcctcctcctcctcctcctcctcctacacgCCCGTCACTCGTAGGGAGCGACAGAGGAACGGCGAGCGCCAACGGGTCCTCAGCACCTCAAGCTTGGCGGCCTCCGTCGGCCTGCCCTGCCCCTTCTCCCCTCCTGGGTCTCAGGACGGAGGAGGTGGCACCGAGTGGCAACCTAGCGAGAGGCTGAGCCCTCAGGCCAACCTGGATGCCATCACCTTCCCGGGCGTCCGGCAAACCAGCACGGGCGATGGCGATGGTGCGAAGGGAGCTTGGCTTGACGAAATcctggtgacagacagacagacgaggcGCAGTTTGAGTGACGGCTGCAGATTGGAGGACACTGAGAAGGACGAGTACAGAGGCCGAGCCCACAGTctggagacgagaggaggccACGCTTCAGAAAACACCAAACGTGTTTCACCAGTGTTGCTGCCACCACCACTGTCTCATTCCCAGCTCGCAATCCCACCAAACAGCGAGGACAGCGGGAACACCGGGTCGtctccctccccgtcctcctATCCGTCCTTCCGCCACCTGTCCTCGCTGCGGATCTCGGAGTCCAGGCTCCTCAGCTCCACTGACTTGCAGCAACCGTTAGATGCCTCCACGGGCCGATCGCAGGACGACTTTGACGAGGTCTTCCTCCAGAACCCTGCCCCTCTGTCACCTTCTCTACCAATCAGAGAAACAAGCATCGTGGAcgacttccctcctcctcctcctcccattgaGTGGGAGCAAGAAGCTGGACACCAGTCAGTGGAGAG TCCCAGTTCAGAATCCTTAATCAACTCCAGCATTCCCACCAGAAggtcctcccttccctcccctccactgTCCCCGTCTTCCCCCTCTGCCCTACCTCCACCTGTGCTCTCGACCATCACCTCCGTCAACATGCACATCACGACCGAGGACAGTCTCGGCCTGGAGTACCAGCCCCTGCCCAAGAGGGAAAAGACACAAGAGGAGCAGCTAGTGGAGGTTCTGTCCCGCCAGCTG GTGTTGCAGGACAGCTCTCTGGCGCCCCTCCTGGACACGTGGGGAGCTAAATCCACCGTTGACCTTATGAAGGAGATCTTTCCAAACGGCAGAATAATTGATAAATCCCAATGGCAGCGCCGGAGCAGTAGCCAGTTGGAGGACAG GATCCAAGATGGAATCCACAGTTCTGCTCCAGAGACCAgtgtggacgaggaggagaaagacCTCAACACCAGAAAG GTGGAGCTGTGCGAGGCGCTGCGGAGCAGCGTGGAGGCTCTGCGGCGGGAGAAGGAGGCGCTGAGCGAGGAGCAGCGGCGCCACCAGGCGCTGGGGGCGGGCGTCGACGCTCTGGTGCAGGAACATCTGAAGGCCAACGAGCGGGACAAGTACAACGTGTTCATTG GAGACCTGGAGAGAATCGTCAACCTGCTGCTGTCGCTGTGCAGCCGCCTGTCGAGGATCGAACGCTCGCTGCTCGctctggagagggaggggcagggggacggggcgggggaggaggagagg gaATCCCTCCATCGCAAACGCTTGCTGCTCCTGCGTCAGACCGAAGACGCCTGGGAGCTGAAGGAGAACCTGGACCGGCGGCAGCGGGTGGTCGGCGCCATCCTGTCCGGCGGCCACCTCACGGAGGCGCAGCTGCTGGACTACCGGCGCTTCGTCAGCACCAAACCGTCGCTGCTGATCCGCCGCCGGCACCTTGACGACCTGGAGCGGCAGGCGGAGGAGCAGCTGGCCCGGCTGCTCGAGAGCCTGCCGGCCGAGCTGGCGGAGGCTCGCGGCTGGTCGAGGGCCTCGCCCTTCTCACTGCCCTGCTCATTTCCGCCTCTGCTTCCGCAGTCGGCGATCCCGGGCGCCGCCCTCTCGGTCAGGTCCACCACCGTGacgtcactgtga